The Hylaeus volcanicus isolate JK05 unplaced genomic scaffold, UHH_iyHylVolc1.0_haploid 9480, whole genome shotgun sequence genomic interval ATTCGCTCAATAACAAGGAAAAATATAGATGACAGCAAATTACGTTCCAAATTATACTACGACCGTAGAAGTAACGAAGTTAACTTCAAACCGAATGACTTGGTCTACGTTCTAAAAGAACCGCGAATAGGGAAATTCGATTCCCATTATGAAGgaccatttaaaatttgcgATATCACGGAACAAAATAATGCTATTCTAATGAAGGAAAATGgtcaaaaattcatgaaacactTCGATAAGCTAAAACATGCTCATTCCAAGGAAAAACCGCCTTGAAGGTATTTGGTATCGGTTAACAATAGCCGATACGGTAATAGAAAGCTTAATAAGTTAAAACTTTAACCTTGCCAACTTAAACAAcagatctaaaaataaataataaaatttattaccacCTAATTCTAAAAATGCATAACTCTTGACCACACTGTATTAATACAACGCTCGAGTTCTTCACATCTCCAATGTCGGATGCGCATGCCGCTCGCGCCGTCAGCACAGACACCAAATGCATAGTACAGTAAATTCCCGAGACACCTGACCGCTGATTTCCGGCCTCGTGTGGGAATCCGCTCACCCCTTCTCATGTCGCGAAACATTAccagaaacgaaaaatattttaatttatttaacagcgcataatggaaaatttgtcAATCACGGGAATGCTTTGAATTTAGCCCAGCCAATGAGATCGAAGGGGATTATGAAATTACACCTCTCAAAAGTAACCCAGGCTTGTTCTATGAAGAAGAATTACCCGTTAGGATTTTCCACGCAAAATGGAAAGTAGTAACAGCCAGTACCCGTATTAACCAATCAACACCATATGAATTTCCCCTCTCCCTAACAGAACTACGATCAGAAagattttatagaataatcACAATCAGCACAATATATTCAAATGGAAGAATGCTAATATCAATCGAAATTCCCCTCCTAGATAAAGCACCCTTCAATCTATATCGGCTACATCCATTACCATCCTTTTTACCAATTTCACATAACATTTCCAGTGCCATTCTCATTGTACCACAAACCCCATACCTCGCAATCGATGACTCTCATAAGGAATATCTCTTGCCAACGGAAAGCTTCATACAAGGATGTAAGATTCATCCCACCAAATACATCTGTCAGCTTACATTGCCATTATACAGCCTAGAAGAAGCACCAATTTGTGAAACCGacctttttattcaaaaacgtACCATAGAATGGAAAAACTGTAACATAAGATCATTAAAATCAACTGGCATAATTATCAACCAACTCAAAACTACAAACACATGGCTATACTCTGTCAAAGAGAAAACACCGGTgcaaattaaatgcaattacCGCGCCGCAGGCTATGAACTGATACAAGGTCCAggaattttgaaactaaaaaagaattgccaggcacaaataaataattcaagaatgaTTGCATCAGAAGAAACAACGTCTAAAGTAAATTCGACATTTAAACAACTACCAAGCCTAAATATAACGCACCTGATACCACAGATTACACCTCATCacatacaaataatatccGATTATCAACAACAAGAAATACCGCTAGGAccattaaatgataaaataaacgagaaatccATTGCCTTACTAGAAATCGAACAACAAGCAAACAATTTAGCGACACATCACCGTACGCAAAGATTAACATCCTATTCAACCTATGGAATATCCTCGATAGGGATactaattatcataattggcATAATATGGGTtgtgataaaattttataagaatcaTTGTTCAAAACCCAACATAACAGCAAAGAAACCAACTGAACAAATAGAGATGGGAACACTAAAACAtaggaaaacagaaaatttagcATCACCCTATATACAACCGACGATCTCGCCACCGTTTTGCATACCACCAATTCCAAGAAGTCCGCCTGCACTCACAGCAGATCTCGCGGAAAAAATAAGGAACGTCCACCTCTACTAAACAGCACAGGTAAAGACGTAATGTCAAAATCCAATCAGAACTCACCGTTACCACCTCCATCCATACCTAACATACCCTATATAAACCATCGCACGTTTATACCACGCCAttatcaaagtttttttttgtgtgaaCAACAAGAACCGAAGTAAAAGATTAGAAAAATGAGTTTCTACAGAAAACCAGGAAATGGTATGTATCTTAATGAAACTACATAATTAAAGAACAACGCCCTCCTAGTAATAATCCATAACTAATTAAGTTTCTTTTCCCTCCTTTAATATCAAACAGTCACTTTGCCCGTGTTCGATGACACGCGAATGCCGCGACTTACCACCCCAGCAGAGAGGCTGCTCCCGCCGCCTATCCTGGACAACCTCAGGCGGAGGGAGTGCATCCAGGGACAGGCTTGGGTGGGGCCCAATGGCACCATCGTCTGTGATGGGTGCCATTGGACCTTCTCGGAAGTGGAGGCACGAGAATACGCACCAGCACACGTACATCGGCTGGTGCGAGAAGGCCGTCTGGCCCATGCAGCGGCCCGCTGTCTGGAGTGCCGGAGACGGGCACTAAACAGGGGCAACCCGGATCAGTGCCTGCAATGCATTGCAGCCATCGCTGCGACACCATGGGTCGAGCTGGCGGTGCGGCCCGTCATACAAGTACCGTCGCACAGAACCCAGCCCCTTCGCCCAAGCCCcgaataatatcgttattattttatattactatattttcactatatttaatattttactctattttttttttattttatccatgtactaccttttactttattattttatattactatgttatatatattatcttaaaaaaatatttcgccattatatattatttttattattatatttatattatattatacaaatataaattttattacaaaaaatatatatatacagggtgtcccaaaagtcgggggggagccggaaatggggggtagctgagatgattctgaacaacaatttcctgtgcaaaaatgtcggatggggcttcgttaaggagataaccgaaaactccgaccaatcagagcgcgcgtagaccgttcgagcggccgcggtagcgaagggtatgcgctaggcggcagcgcttgtacgcgaacaagtgactcgacgtgcatcgaaggacattgacgcggccgcctagcgcgtagccttcgctaccgcggccacTTCAACGGTCTAcgtgcgctctgattggtcggggttttcggttaatatctccttaacgaagccccatctgacatttttgcaaaggaaattgttgttcagaatcgtctcagctaccccccatttccggctcctccccgacttttgggacaccctgtatatatatatatatatatatacagggtgaagttaacctgtccgcgactacaagatttcggtatatatatatatgtatatatatatatcggatatatatatatgtatatatatcagTCAGTTATGAAATAAGCGTTCGATGAAAAGGTACACCCTTATTACTCGAAACAGCCTCTTGAGACTGTTTCGTGTCTGGCGAAGGGGGTGTTACATTCGGCCCTGCCGGTgccccttttcatcgacctcgcattgcgaatagttaagatcagatacttttaggaatgcgcttgacatacgattcggaaaccgtttctcgggaaccgaatcgtgcgatctgcgaatcagcgaaatagGCGTCAGCACTCAACGCCAGCACATCCGCTGAACTTGGGACCCCTCCCGATTTCAACGGATGCCGAAGCGAAGGTTCTCGAACGCGGCTCGTGCCATGCGAGGATCAGCTAATATTTAAACCCGTGGACACGCCCCACGgcgctcttttttttattccgctgtcagtacgttctcatcgtggtgattaccgaaatcttgtagtcgcggacaggttaacttcacgcgttgtcattacctacgaaagtccgacgtatAATCGGTTAAGATCACATCGAACCTTTATCGTCAATCGAACACGCACTCAGCGTCGCACTTTGGTcgtcaaatactaaattattgtagtcacggacagagtaatcgtacgcgcgccgcgtcgttatcgaggaaagtccgttgttaattagtagagacccgtgtcgcgagtgatagttgccgacaaacagatccttgcaacagcacagccctgggaccacaacagatagctggtacaaccaaactgtaagaccgacaagcggtaacgtacctacataattgtatacttgatttcccaaacccgatattgtaatataaactcattattttgtaacaatacatatttatttatatatttaaatgctaaaccttgaaaacaatcattgcaatcccgaattgctctttcccgttagcgaatacagttaaggtgagctttagctctttaattgaagacgaagatcccaagaaagagtcacagataagctgggacgtaGCAAAATTGGTGTCAGAAGTGGGATAGTGGTGCAGCGTCTCGTGAGTGATTAGATCAATGAAGTGCACTCCATGTCTATTGAGGGCCAGTATGTGATCGCCAcccttttcctttccttcaGGCACTTTTTTCACGGCGAAGAAGCTAGATCCAAATAACGGCCACTTCcacaaaatttcaagaacCTGTGCTTTACAGGCAGCCACCGCGGTATGCTGTACATTGTTCCATGCCTGCTGGACCATGTTTGCCCATTGTTGAGGCCGTGGCTCCCGTAAACTGAGCACTGGCTTCGGTAgtagatatttaatttccttgGTGGTTGGTTCGTGCGCCATGTCTGCTGCTCTGTGGAGAAGGGCTGCTATCTGCGCCATGTCGTACACGACTTCTTGAGGTAAATGCTCTCCGGGTAGAACCAAGAGGAGACCCTCCAAGTAGTCCGAAGCGATTTGGTTGAACAATACTTCTATGTACAGTGGAGCGTCCAATCTAAGAGGGTAGTACCACACGAATCTGCAGAATATTAAGTAGAAGACTTGATGATTCTTGTAGAGTTCCGTCGTAACATCCAGCACATATTCGTCTCTAGCTAATGGCATGGTGAACGCATCACCGTCGACGATGTAGTATAACGAGAATTCATCCATTTCGTGAGGATGTCTTACGGATATTACATTACACATCTCCTCGATAACGTCCTGCACTACCGTGGTACATTTCGTGTTGATAACCCTCTCCGTTTCACCTGGCAGTCGGTAAATCTGTCTCTTCGCGTTTCTGCCAACACTGATCGCCATAATTTCATCAACGCTGGGCACGTTCTTCCTCCCGCCATATTTAACAGTCTTCCTGAGGTTTTGCAGGCACACCGTGGCAGTCCCGTGATAAGCTCTTCGTTTGTCGTACGCCGCCGTTTCGAGATATTTGGTGAGGTAAGGCCTCAGACCGTCGCTGCAAGTGAAATAGGCAGCGACGATGCTGAAGATCCTCCAACCCCGCTGACAGCTATCGGGATTCGGGCTCTTATTGTTCGTGGTCTGCTTCATCAGTTGGCAATAGACCTCGTCTCGCAGGTGTTCGTACTTGTGACAGTGCATCAAAATAGTGTAAACACACTTGACTTCGCTGGTGTCTGGAGGCAACGGTTGATCGCCCATGTATCTCATGAGACACACGAAACACTCCACAGCTAAGGCGCTCAGATCCGCATCCAGCCTCAAAAGACTTTGCTCGATAGGCACAGGTGAGTACTTGACGTGTCCACTTGCTCCTTCCAGGTCCATTCCGCGCCGTCCTGTTGACCTTTGctcttcttgttcttctttttGCTCTTCAACGACTCGATGACTTTCAACGAGCCACTTATGGACCCGTCGGCAGTCTTCAGCATCTCGAACTTCTCCGTGCTTTGTCTGAAATTCAGCATGGCATACTGCAAAAGAGAGTGTTTTCCATCGTTGACCACCGGTCCGCTCTCGTAGATACCATCTTCTTGCAACCTGCCGTTGTCTTCCGGTTGCCGGCATTCCTGGTTAGGGCTGAGCCGCTGGTTCGTCTGGTTCGCCGCCGACACGTGGTTAGGCACACGACTCGCGGACACGTGGTTCTCGTGATTCGAGATAACGTGATTAGACTGACCGTGGGACTGGACGTGATTCAGAGAACCGTGATTCGCCTGCGACTGGATCGATTTCGTGATCTGGGACACATACGTAATTCTCGTGATGGTTCGGCTTGTGCAGCGGCTTCTGTTCGATCAGTCTGATGTAGGTGCCGATCATTTCTGTCAACTGTGGCGCTCGATTAGTGTGCAACGGTAGCCTGACTCCAGACGAAATTTGCATGACACACACACCACCACGGGGAGAACTCACAGAAACGATGTCTTCCAGAGATAGAGTCTCCAGGATGACTAGGTCGCCGTTCGGAGTACGTTTGATTAGTCGAAGACCGTGATGGGAAACTGCCACGTGCTGAGTTTCTGGATGTTGAGGCCCGATCGACACTGGAAATATCCTAGCAAAATAAAGAGTTCGATTTCGATTCTCTCCATCTTATCGGTGCGATTGGTCGATGCGACGCTGGACCTCCTATCAGATTCGCGATCCAGTTTCTTGAAATCCTGACGAGCAGCCGCGAAGGACTCTCTCGTGTTAGGCATCACACCGAAGTCTCGACGCGATGGCATGCCAAAGCTGTCTCTGGACTTCGGCGAGACATCCCTTGTCATCCCGAACGGGTCCCTCTTCGAACTTGAGTTCTCAAAGATATCCTTGGTGTACTTTTGATCGAAAATGTCGGAATTAAAGTCGCGACGGAAATCGAAGTCCGAGCTTCTGTCTCTGGCGGAACTGGCCATGTCCGTGCTGTCCTTTCCATAGAAGTCTTTGGATTTCTGATCCTGCGAGCGAGATTTATCGAAATCGTTTCTGTATTCGTGACTCTCTCGCAAATGCTGCTGGGACGCGAATATATCCCGACTGTGGCTAAAACGCGGCACACAATCTGGTAATAAAGGCAGTAGAGGAATTTTCCGACAGATTTTTCGTTCCCGGTGATCCATTCGAAAAAACTGAGACAGCAACGCATTCGATCCCTACAACTGATTCCGTCCCTGTATATACACGGCAATACTCATTCACACCGtttcaagaagaagaaattgaaaaaaaaattagcaatcttgaaaatttaggAATAATCGTTCCATCAAAATCTCCTTATAATTCTCCGCTTTGGGTAGTGCCGAAGAAAGCTGACTCCGCGGGAAATAAACGCTGGCGTATGGTAGTTGACTTTCGCAAATTAAACGCAAAGACAATAGAAGACAAATTTCCCATTCCACGCATTTCTGATATATTGGATCGATTAGGAAaagttcgatatttttcggTATTCGACTTGGCAAACGGATTTCACCAGATTCCAATGACACCAGAAGATCAAGGAAAAACGGCATTTTCCACACCAGAAAGACACTATGAATATGTTCGCATGCCGTTCGGATTGAAAAACTCCCCAGCAACATTCCAAAGGTTAATGAATCAGGCATTACGAGGGTTAATTGGAAAGGAATTGTACGTTTACTTGGACGACGTAGTAGTATACTCTGAAACCCTAGAAGAGCACGGACGCCGTCTCAGAAGGTTCTTTGACCGACTCCGCGAACACCATCTCACCTTGCAAACTGATAAGACCGAGTTTCTCAAGGAGAGGGTCGCATATCTAGGTCATATAATATCAGCCGATGGAGTACGACCAAATCCCGAGAAAATCAGAGCAGTATCGGAATTTCCAATTCCAAAAAATAGAAAGGgccttaaacaatttttaggaCTGGTAAATTACTATAGACGCTTCATTCCTGATATGGCAAAACGCGCAAAACCACTTACGAATTTAACCAGCATTAAGACCTCTTTCACTTGGACCGAAAGCCATCAGGCAAGCTTCGAAGACCTAAGACAAGCCCTATGCAAAGAACCAGTTTTGAAATACCCAAATTACGATGAACCATTTATAATAACGACAGACGCTTCCGATATAGCGGTCGGTGCAGTTCTAAGCCAAGGAAAAATCGGACAAGACCCGCCAATCGCATACGCATCACAAGTAGTCACGCGGGCCGAACAAAATTACTCTACCACGGAGAAAGAATGTCTAGCTATTATTTATGCAGTAAAACATTTTAGGACGTACATTTATGGACGGAAATTTTTCCTCGTTACCGATCACCGCCCATTACAATGGCTATTTTCGATTAAAGACCCAACATCGCGGCTCGCACGCTGGAGAATATTACTCGCTGACTACGATTATGAAATAGTTTACAAACCAGGCCGAGTAAACGCAAACGCAGACGCTTTATCGCGAAACC includes:
- the LOC128882291 gene encoding unconventional myosin-XV-like produces the protein MDLEGASGHVKYSPVPIEQSLLRLDADLSALAVECFVCLMRYMGDQPLPPDTSEVKCVYTILMHCHKYEHLRDEVYCQLMKQTTNNKSPNPDSCQRGWRIFSIVAAYFTCSDGLRPYLTKYLETAAYDKRRAYHGTATVCLQNLRKTVKYGGRKNVPSVDEIMAISVGRNAKRQIYRLPGETERVINTKCTTVVQDVIEEMCNVISVRHPHEMDEFSLYYIVDGDAFTMPLARDEYVLDVTTELYKNHQVFYLIFCRFVWYYPLRLDAPLYIEVLFNQIASDYLEGLLLVLPGEHLPQEVVYDMAQIAALLHRAADMAHEPTTKEIKYLLPKPVLSLREPRPQQWANMVQQAWNNVQHTAVAACKAQVLEILWKWPLFGSSFFAVKKVPEGKEKGGDHILALNRHGVHFIDLITHETLHHYPTSDTNFATSQLICTDPGCPCLVPVSGTPDSGPLHGPDGLLAPADVRVLVRILVPPLPRRSNGTHHRRWCHWAPPKPVPGCTPSA